In the genome of Hymenobacter cellulosivorans, one region contains:
- the murI gene encoding glutamate racemase: protein MAPSSSSPDLSSRPIGVFDSGIGGLTVARAVNRVLPHEQLVYFGDTAHLPYGDKSTAAIQAYSVKICDLLLRQHCKVILIACNSASAAAYELVREYVGSKARVLNVIDPIVAHVGATYAERTVGLIGTKQTVNSNVYKKKIDDLDRGVELRSLATPLLAPMVEEGFFNNTISENIISSYLAQPVLDDIEALVLACTHYPLIQDQIKAYYKGDVAVLDASDVVASHVKEYLEQNGLAAKAQKTPPRHQFYVSDFTRSFEESTRIFFGQEVHLEHYPLWE from the coding sequence CCCCATCGGTGTGTTCGACAGCGGCATTGGCGGCCTGACCGTGGCCCGGGCCGTCAACCGCGTCTTGCCCCACGAGCAACTCGTGTATTTCGGCGACACGGCCCACTTGCCCTACGGCGACAAATCCACGGCTGCCATCCAGGCCTACAGCGTCAAAATCTGCGACTTGCTGCTGCGGCAGCACTGCAAAGTCATTCTGATTGCCTGCAATTCGGCTTCGGCGGCGGCTTACGAGCTGGTGCGTGAATACGTGGGCTCCAAGGCCCGGGTGCTCAACGTCATTGACCCGATTGTGGCCCACGTGGGCGCCACCTACGCCGAGCGGACCGTGGGGTTGATTGGCACCAAGCAGACGGTCAACTCCAACGTGTATAAAAAGAAAATTGACGACCTGGACCGGGGCGTGGAGCTTCGGTCGTTGGCCACGCCGCTACTGGCCCCGATGGTGGAGGAAGGCTTTTTCAACAATACCATCAGCGAAAATATCATCAGCTCCTATCTGGCCCAGCCCGTGCTCGACGACATCGAAGCCCTGGTGCTGGCCTGCACCCACTACCCGCTGATTCAGGACCAGATCAAGGCCTATTATAAAGGAGACGTGGCCGTACTCGATGCTTCTGATGTGGTGGCTAGTCACGTAAAGGAGTACTTAGAGCAAAACGGCTTGGCGGCCAAAGCGCAGAAGACGCCGCCCCGGCACCAGTTCTACGTTTCCGACTTCACCCGCTCGTTTGAGGAAAGCACCCGCATTTTCTTCGGACAGGAAGTGCACCTGGAGCATTACCCGCTGTGGGAGTAA